A stretch of Dryobates pubescens isolate bDryPub1 chromosome 35, bDryPub1.pri, whole genome shotgun sequence DNA encodes these proteins:
- the PPARD gene encoding peroxisome proliferator-activated receptor delta isoform X3: MGCEEAALGALNVECRVCGDKASGFHYGVHACEGCKGFFRRTIRMKLEYEKCERSCKIQKKNRNKCQYCRFQKCLSLGMSHNAIRFGRMPEAEKRKLVAGLTASEVSCQNPQVADLKAFSKHIYNAYLKNFNMTKKKARGILTGKASSTPQPFVIHDMDTLWQAEKGLVWKQLVNGIPPYKEIGVHVFYRCQCTTVETVRELTEFAKSIPSFVGLYLNDQVTLLKYGVHEAIFAMLASIMNKDGLLVANGNGFVTREFLRSLRKPFSDIMEPKFEFAVKFNALELDDSDLSLFVAAIILCGDRPGLMNVKQVEEIQDNILQALEFHLQSNHPDAQYLFPKLLQKMADLRQLVTEHAQLVQKIKKTETETSLHPLLQEIYKDMY, from the exons ATGGGCTGCGAGGAGGCAGCCTTGGGAGCGCTGAACGTGGAGTGCAGGGTGTGCGGGGACAAGGCCTCGGGGTTCCACTATGGTGTCCACGCCTGCGAGGGCTGCAAG GGCTTCTTCCGCCGGACGATCCGCATGAAGCTGGAGTACGAGAAGTGTGAGAGGAGCTGCAAGATCCAGAAGAAGAACAGGAACAAGTGCCAGTACTGTCGCTTCCAGAAGTGCCTCTCGCTGGGCATGTCACACAATG CAATCCGCTTTGGCCGCATGCCAGaggcagagaagaggaagctggtggcagggctgaCAGCCAGTGAGGTCAGCTGCCAGAACCCACAGGTGGCCGACCTGAAAGCTTTCTCCAAGCACATCTACAATGCCTACCTGAAAAATTTCAACATGACCAAAAAGAAGGCGAGAGGCATCCTGACCGggaaggccagcagcacccca CAGCCTTTTGTGATCCACGACATGGACACCTTGTGGCAGGCAGAAAAGGGACTGGTGTGGAAGCAGCTGGTGAATGGCATTCCCCCCTACAAGGAGATCGGGGTGCATGTCTTCTACCGCTGCCAGTGCACCACGGTGGAGACTGTGCGGGAGCTCACCGAGTTCGCCAAGAGCATCCCCAGCTTCGTAGGCCTCTACCTGAACGACCAGGTGACGCTGCTGAAGTACGGGGTGCACGAGGCCATCTTCGCCATGCTGGCCTCCATCATGAACAAGGAcgggctgctggtggccaacGGGAACGGCTTCGTGACCCGCGAGTTCCTGCGCAGCCTGCGCAAGCCCTTCAGCGACATCATGGAGCCCAAGTTTGAGTTTGCCGTCAAGTTCAACGCGCTGGAGCTGGACGACAGTGACCTGTCCCTCTTCGTGGCTGCCATCATCCTCTGCGGAG ATCGTCCTGGCCTGATGAACGTGAAGCAGGTGGAGGAGATCCAAGACAACATCCTGCAGGCACTGGAGTTTCACCTGCAGTCCAACCACCCCGATGCCCAGTACCTCTtccccaagctgctgcagaagatggCTGACCTGCGGCAGCTGGTGACAGAGCATGCCCAGCTGGTGCAGAAGATCAAGaagacagagacagagacatCTCTGCACCCTCTTCTGCAGGAGATCTACAAGGACATGTACTAA
- the PPARD gene encoding peroxisome proliferator-activated receptor delta isoform X2 — protein MEQLQEEVPEVKEEEEEETVIVASGASDPSGGPDSSLPSSSYTDLSQSSSPSLSDQLQMGCEEAALGALNVECRVCGDKASGFHYGVHACEGCKGFFRRTIRMKLEYEKCERSCKIQKKNRNKCQYCRFQKCLSLGMSHNAIRFGRMPEAEKRKLVAGLTASEVSCQNPQVADLKAFSKHIYNAYLKNFNMTKKKARGILTGKASSTPPFVIHDMDTLWQAEKGLVWKQLVNGIPPYKEIGVHVFYRCQCTTVETVRELTEFAKSIPSFVGLYLNDQVTLLKYGVHEAIFAMLASIMNKDGLLVANGNGFVTREFLRSLRKPFSDIMEPKFEFAVKFNALELDDSDLSLFVAAIILCGDRPGLMNVKQVEEIQDNILQALEFHLQSNHPDAQYLFPKLLQKMADLRQLVTEHAQLVQKIKKTETETSLHPLLQEIYKDMY, from the exons ATGGAACAACTACAGGAGGAAGTACCTGAGgtcaaggaagaggaggaggaagagacagTGATAGTGGCGAGCGGAGCCTCGGATCCAAGTGGAGGACCAGACAGCTCGCTGCCATCGAGCAGCTACACAG aCCTCTCGCAgagctcctctccctccctgtcaGACCAGCTGCAGATGGGCTGCGAGGAGGCAGCCTTGGGAGCGCTGAACGTGGAGTGCAGGGTGTGCGGGGACAAGGCCTCGGGGTTCCACTATGGTGTCCACGCCTGCGAGGGCTGCAAG GGCTTCTTCCGCCGGACGATCCGCATGAAGCTGGAGTACGAGAAGTGTGAGAGGAGCTGCAAGATCCAGAAGAAGAACAGGAACAAGTGCCAGTACTGTCGCTTCCAGAAGTGCCTCTCGCTGGGCATGTCACACAATG CAATCCGCTTTGGCCGCATGCCAGaggcagagaagaggaagctggtggcagggctgaCAGCCAGTGAGGTCAGCTGCCAGAACCCACAGGTGGCCGACCTGAAAGCTTTCTCCAAGCACATCTACAATGCCTACCTGAAAAATTTCAACATGACCAAAAAGAAGGCGAGAGGCATCCTGACCGggaaggccagcagcacccca CCTTTTGTGATCCACGACATGGACACCTTGTGGCAGGCAGAAAAGGGACTGGTGTGGAAGCAGCTGGTGAATGGCATTCCCCCCTACAAGGAGATCGGGGTGCATGTCTTCTACCGCTGCCAGTGCACCACGGTGGAGACTGTGCGGGAGCTCACCGAGTTCGCCAAGAGCATCCCCAGCTTCGTAGGCCTCTACCTGAACGACCAGGTGACGCTGCTGAAGTACGGGGTGCACGAGGCCATCTTCGCCATGCTGGCCTCCATCATGAACAAGGAcgggctgctggtggccaacGGGAACGGCTTCGTGACCCGCGAGTTCCTGCGCAGCCTGCGCAAGCCCTTCAGCGACATCATGGAGCCCAAGTTTGAGTTTGCCGTCAAGTTCAACGCGCTGGAGCTGGACGACAGTGACCTGTCCCTCTTCGTGGCTGCCATCATCCTCTGCGGAG ATCGTCCTGGCCTGATGAACGTGAAGCAGGTGGAGGAGATCCAAGACAACATCCTGCAGGCACTGGAGTTTCACCTGCAGTCCAACCACCCCGATGCCCAGTACCTCTtccccaagctgctgcagaagatggCTGACCTGCGGCAGCTGGTGACAGAGCATGCCCAGCTGGTGCAGAAGATCAAGaagacagagacagagacatCTCTGCACCCTCTTCTGCAGGAGATCTACAAGGACATGTACTAA
- the LOC104305367 gene encoding E3 ubiquitin-protein ligase makorin-1-like, with product MASGTLRARGGGVRPLCRNFARGFCRWGQSCRFSHDRKSAQVCRYFQSGFCSHGERCGMEVKKEKKGKENTPAPDNITHGAIGEEFAITEAQGASGFQLQQSELYTNSSDPGKAVAEAATWTDPAEVPQEPGTAAAAISTAALRARSEALVCGICMDRVYEKPLPEERLFGILPNCSHTYCVGCIRKWRRSRDFQSAVIKACPECRITSSYYIPHKYWVSDVHEKEKLIQTFKARMGKIRCKFFVQNRGRCPFKSDCIYLHELPAGRLPRHRQQGPAVSVEYAFVLESSGEEDEEFCVLEWDLSSAETDF from the exons ATGGCGTCTGGGACTTTAAGGGCCCGGGGGGGCGGTGTGAGACCCCTGTGCAG GAATTTTGCCCGTGGATTCTGTCgctggggccagagctgccGCTTCTCACACGACAGAAAGTCAGCCCAGGTCTGCAGGTACTTCCAGAGTGGGTTTTGCAGCCACGGAGAGCGGTGTGG CATGGAGgttaagaaggaaaagaaaggcaaggagAACACCCCAGCACCTGATAATATCACCCATGGGGCCATCGGTGAAGAATTTGCCATCACAGAAGCTCAGGGTGCCTCAG gcttccagctgcagcagtcagAACTGTATACAAATTCCTCTGATCCTGGAAAGGCTGTGGCGGAGGCAGCAACATGGACTGACCCTGCAGAG GTGCCCCAGGAGCCAGGCACTGCGGCAGCAGCCATCAGCACCGCGGCGCTGAGGGCTCGGAGCGAGGCCTTGGTGTGCGGCATCTGCATGGATCGGGTGTACGAGAAGCCACTGCCAGAGGAGAGGCTCTTTGGGATCCTCCCAAACTGCAGCCACACATACTGTGTGGGCTGCATCCGCAAGTGGCGGCGCAGCCGTGACTTCCAGAGTGCAGTCATCAA GGCCTGCCCAGAATGCAGGATCACCTCCAGCTACTACATCCCTCACAAGTACTGGGTCTCGGATGTGCACGAGAAGGAGAAGCTCATCCAGACCTTCAAGGCACGGATGGG GAAGATCCGGTGCAAGTTCTTTGTGCAGAACCGCGGCCGCTGCCCGTTCAAGTCGGACTGCATCTACCTGCACGAGCTGCCCGCCGGCCGGCTGCCgcggcacaggcagcagggccccGCGGTGTCCGTC gagtaCGCCTTCGTCCTGgagagctctggtgaggaggACGAGGAGTTCTGCGTGCTCGAATGGGACCTCAGCTCGGCGGAGACAGACTTCTGA
- the PPARD gene encoding peroxisome proliferator-activated receptor delta isoform X1: MEQLQEEVPEVKEEEEEETVIVASGASDPSGGPDSSLPSSSYTDLSQSSSPSLSDQLQMGCEEAALGALNVECRVCGDKASGFHYGVHACEGCKGFFRRTIRMKLEYEKCERSCKIQKKNRNKCQYCRFQKCLSLGMSHNAIRFGRMPEAEKRKLVAGLTASEVSCQNPQVADLKAFSKHIYNAYLKNFNMTKKKARGILTGKASSTPQPFVIHDMDTLWQAEKGLVWKQLVNGIPPYKEIGVHVFYRCQCTTVETVRELTEFAKSIPSFVGLYLNDQVTLLKYGVHEAIFAMLASIMNKDGLLVANGNGFVTREFLRSLRKPFSDIMEPKFEFAVKFNALELDDSDLSLFVAAIILCGDRPGLMNVKQVEEIQDNILQALEFHLQSNHPDAQYLFPKLLQKMADLRQLVTEHAQLVQKIKKTETETSLHPLLQEIYKDMY; this comes from the exons ATGGAACAACTACAGGAGGAAGTACCTGAGgtcaaggaagaggaggaggaagagacagTGATAGTGGCGAGCGGAGCCTCGGATCCAAGTGGAGGACCAGACAGCTCGCTGCCATCGAGCAGCTACACAG aCCTCTCGCAgagctcctctccctccctgtcaGACCAGCTGCAGATGGGCTGCGAGGAGGCAGCCTTGGGAGCGCTGAACGTGGAGTGCAGGGTGTGCGGGGACAAGGCCTCGGGGTTCCACTATGGTGTCCACGCCTGCGAGGGCTGCAAG GGCTTCTTCCGCCGGACGATCCGCATGAAGCTGGAGTACGAGAAGTGTGAGAGGAGCTGCAAGATCCAGAAGAAGAACAGGAACAAGTGCCAGTACTGTCGCTTCCAGAAGTGCCTCTCGCTGGGCATGTCACACAATG CAATCCGCTTTGGCCGCATGCCAGaggcagagaagaggaagctggtggcagggctgaCAGCCAGTGAGGTCAGCTGCCAGAACCCACAGGTGGCCGACCTGAAAGCTTTCTCCAAGCACATCTACAATGCCTACCTGAAAAATTTCAACATGACCAAAAAGAAGGCGAGAGGCATCCTGACCGggaaggccagcagcacccca CAGCCTTTTGTGATCCACGACATGGACACCTTGTGGCAGGCAGAAAAGGGACTGGTGTGGAAGCAGCTGGTGAATGGCATTCCCCCCTACAAGGAGATCGGGGTGCATGTCTTCTACCGCTGCCAGTGCACCACGGTGGAGACTGTGCGGGAGCTCACCGAGTTCGCCAAGAGCATCCCCAGCTTCGTAGGCCTCTACCTGAACGACCAGGTGACGCTGCTGAAGTACGGGGTGCACGAGGCCATCTTCGCCATGCTGGCCTCCATCATGAACAAGGAcgggctgctggtggccaacGGGAACGGCTTCGTGACCCGCGAGTTCCTGCGCAGCCTGCGCAAGCCCTTCAGCGACATCATGGAGCCCAAGTTTGAGTTTGCCGTCAAGTTCAACGCGCTGGAGCTGGACGACAGTGACCTGTCCCTCTTCGTGGCTGCCATCATCCTCTGCGGAG ATCGTCCTGGCCTGATGAACGTGAAGCAGGTGGAGGAGATCCAAGACAACATCCTGCAGGCACTGGAGTTTCACCTGCAGTCCAACCACCCCGATGCCCAGTACCTCTtccccaagctgctgcagaagatggCTGACCTGCGGCAGCTGGTGACAGAGCATGCCCAGCTGGTGCAGAAGATCAAGaagacagagacagagacatCTCTGCACCCTCTTCTGCAGGAGATCTACAAGGACATGTACTAA
- the FANCE gene encoding Fanconi anemia group E protein produces MQAPCLRWLQSLDKPCRLLLHTLASSSCGSLAALRLLQRVQGSEGLGQAFPWQTFTEALCAEEPTLEGLEGTLAVKPRLLLLPVLCQRNLFSLLLVVQAEVPVVCLSQLLQAVEQDSHLDPWVRALRDLLRQGPKRGEHSPPPGPLSSTCQQQLKCLCQNLAQNKSDGQRKLSWCFSREPRAAGEGADSVPRGGKRRKVSEESLELDERAEKRSLVEEAVFEPLGTQEGRDVAGVEEGIPKEPSGDGSVQNLDESAPESSQQEVARKTSQAELTAEVQSFLQMHGQRLKMLLQRESNHLELSIPSELHTLTSCSPSQLEGLCSFLQLSTCPEPFLVQFCSWLLALSPDLSYTNAAILAEQLFLRRVLSLSQPPSRHLMAALASFCSKYSQPFCQVLVAAVLREPGQGIEQTKVVCDLVEECLEPDSVQLVLSQVLELPLSEKLLPVVQAVLGRQEVLPPKLFDLLVLTLCRQAPAFATSLNYTKLVTAVLTMYQSQVTPAQRSSLTAALDWSNAVLKKSLQAVLEGGR; encoded by the exons AtgcaagccccctgcctgcgctggctgcagagcctcgACAAGCCCTGTCGCCTCCTGCTCCACACCCTCGCCTCCAGCTCCTGCgggagcctggctgccctccgaCTGCTGCAGCGGGTCCAGGGCAGCGAGGGACTTGGGCAGGCATTTCCCTGGCAGACCTTCACTGAGGCCCTGTGTGCTGAGGAGCCCACACTGGAgggattggaggggaccttggCTGT caaaccacggctgctgctgctccctgtcctgtgccagaggaatctcttctccctgctcctcgtGGTGCAAGCTGAGGTGCCAGTGGTCTGCCTCAGCCAACTGCTCCAGGCCGTGGAGCAGGATTCCCATCTGGATCCCTGGGTGCGGGCACTGAGGGATCTGCTCCGGCAGGGACCAAAGAGAGGGGAGCACTCCCCACCTCCTGGTCCCTTGTCTTCcacatgccagcagcagctgaagtgcctGTGCCAAAACCTCGCCCAGAACAAATCAGATGGGCAAAGAAAACTGAGCTGGTGCTTCagcagggagcccagggctgctggggagggggctgactCTGTGCCTCGAGGTGGGAAGCGCAGGAAAGTGTCGGAGGAGAGCCTGGAGTTGGatgagagagcagagaagaggtCACTGGTGGAGGAGGCAGTCTTTGAACCCCTGGGAACCCAGGAGGGCAGAGATGTGGCAGGGGTGGAAGAGGGGATTCCTAAGGAGCCTTCAGGAGATGGATCTGTTCAGAACCTGGATGAGTCTGCTCCAGAAAGCTCCCAACAGGAAGTGGCCAGGAAGActtcccaggcagagctgaCAGCAGAAGTCCAGTCCTTTCTCCAG ATGCATGGACAGAGGCTGAAAATGTTGCTGCAGAGAGAATCCAAT CACTTGGAGCTGAGCATCCCCTCTGAGCTGCACACCTTGACCAGCTGCTCTCCTAGCCAG cttgaGGGGCTGTGCTCCTTCCTCCAGCTCTCCACGTGCCCAGAACCCTTCCTGGTGCagttctgcagctggctgctggctctcagCCCTGACCTCAGCTACACCAATGCAGCcatcctggcagagcagctcttcctGAGGCGA GTCCTGTCCCTCAGCCAGCCACCCTCTCGCCACCTCATGGCTGCCCTTGCTTCATTTTGCTCCAAGTATTCCCAGCCCTTCTGCCAGGTTCTGGTGGCTGCAGTCCTGCGGGAGCCAGGGCAAG GCATTGAGCAGACCAAGGTGGTGTGTGACCTTGTGGAGGAGTGCCTGGAGCCAGACTCTGTGCAGCTGGTGCTAAG CCAAGTCCTGGAGCTGCCTTTGTCAGAGAAACTCCTGCCagtggtgcaggctgtgctggggcggCAG GAGGTGCTGCCACCCAAGCTCTTCGATCTGCTGGTGCTGACTCTGTGCCGCCAAGCCCCGGCCTTTGCCACGTCACTGAATTACACCAAGCTGGTGACGGCTGTGCTCACCATGTACCAAAGCCAG GTCACCCCAGCCCAGCGGAGCAGTCTGACTGCTGCTCTGGATTGGAGCAATGCAGTGCTCAAGAAatcactgcaggctgtgctggaaggaGGCAGGTGA